In Scheffersomyces stipitis CBS 6054 chromosome 8, complete sequence, one DNA window encodes the following:
- a CDS encoding predicted protein produces SGDIGYNGFPVHLNYFSSLPDPSIIVDPTLGITFKSLLKKDPITKQKSLNDLISLSKTEKSSSFQDDLTIITWIQLYPKLAIENSRAIRLASHQVQAIFLQLVGGKNFSKYLKSSLPVWLSGIFDSEKAVATATYKSLLDSFQNDRDKVDEKIWIIFYEQIINYIKTTISIETPKSLSDSRFTKEEDSVVKYQRVLQNSLQMLIRSVDFDIIAEIISSEKLWNYLGEALDESTMNYSLFGTLLELLKTIFNLTDIKSIYKTVSKKFIKLVKLKNNKSTPTGNIVYSSFILQFWDTLRALTLFSGLKNIKSVKVKKNFWELGGSKSFARLVEYLKLGSCQSNPAYYTIISHFISSLASSEININEDFQFVEFHDFGSATLLIGKILNKQYKSLSSFDYKEKAIQCILSVYDIFSERLDDQLLPLLKQILYMTIDSVSVDVLRRDAISKKKSIENMSNFFGDFDNALSHLVQNNESKLSVDGFEFSSNVSKIVQSYFDILLLGNHFDIASAVVGNTVDILVEDTTIEKPVIAFNIISTYLGSFRDVTEKTQLVPLLEILPSFFEQDFVKEPLELLKSFVTSNLQQSLIEEAVNGSYLKLTMVAPEQNVLLLRTLSQFIDFETKKDTYPEIYEYLVELSRKKTLTPEESSLIYSQLNVSEVFENLVNVSSEDKGRSHDFVKAIANLASINTLTKHFESESLKTIARHAWENIHDPDMAKFFDWIKIDRSFFELSLYNYVESCGFQTDFSNIAKYLDNDFVSFDLLETRVNNAMSQIPNHLISISNPLENNVYLRDSKMDLVLDRGIITFGKFINTILKSTKGEDERLYVLGSLISEYINDLLVLERVTERVHSDEYLQIRESLMSCLLNIFKERSSLDAKVLNHLNSGMNGSGSNWAYSARVFKRILDMKFESMSLNTFEELTIDYRVLLKTPIKFAAFQLSTTKFFSSAKFDRIRNFVVAEILGVRKESEILTEGLKWISLSVNFFNVEERSDVVPPHRLAMICNQIFNWLESGVAYDEEFVSMRVLLTKFFSGLIVKQSDLPDKAWEVISRLLSDNLSTCENEPSRIDLKYFSLKLLDVVRKNGKEREEILDLFTNADIISADIQYNNQVIVQCNELFVRVVLDYDIPVKMLKAHENELYNILSGEFSIPLKRVAVFFLRKIILADQQDFVLEYQLKKSKLEQTEVEDELEVNLPSALINIIQKSLEYDVDDDGLVATFNWGWYLVFAYLEDITYSLRTEYIKLLKDNGSLDHLLIHIFERADVTDNKFLKKLSPDEIEKSTKVHNSFISDYDIRSGIPGESFAFEMQFLLLHHYFLSLKYISSPVQTWYKEIRDKQLKQRVEKFTTKFVSPLLVAQILNDVGEAKDKLESRDENLTVKVNKITNEIRSVYVIDEQTMEMVVKIPHNYPLESVTVEGPLRLGVKEIQWKAWLLASQRVISLTNGSIVDAIELFNKNVNLHFSGFEECAICYSILHQDLSLPSKSCSTCNNKFHAACLYKWFKSSGSSTCPLCRSTFTFR; encoded by the exons TCTGGTGATATAGGATACAATGGGTTTCCTGTTCACTTGAACTACTTCAGTTCTCTTCCAGACCCTTCCATTATTGTAGATCCGACATTGGGGATTAccttcaagtcgttgttgaagaaggacCCCATTACTAAGCAGAAATCgttgaacgacttgataTCATTAAGTAAGACAGAAAAGTCGAGTTCCTTCCAGGATGATCTCACCATAATAACGTGGATCCAATTGTATCCAAAATTGGCAATCGAGAACTCGAGAGCAATTAGACTCGCATCTCATCAGGTTCAAGCCATCTTTCTCCAATTAGTAGGAGGTAAAAACTTCAGTAAGTACCTCAAAAGCTCGCTTCCAGTATGGTTGCTGGGTATCTTTGATAGCGAGAAAGCCGTAGCTACTGCTACGTACAAGTCTTTGTTAGATAGTTTCCAGAATGATAGGGATaaagttgatgaaaagaTCTGGATCATCTTCTACGAACAAATAATAAACTACATCAAGACCACAATCCTGATAGAAACTCCGAAGAGTTTGTCAGATTCCAGATTCacaaaggaagaagactcGGTTGTTAAGTATCAGAGAGTTCTCCAAAACAGTTTACAGATGTTGATCCGA TCTGTTGATTTCGATATCATAGCCGAGATTATCCTGCTGGAAAAGCTTTGGAACTACCTTGGAGAAGCACTCGATGAGTCTACAATGAACTATCTGTTGTTCGGAACCTTACTCGAGTTGCTTAAGACAATATTT AATTTGACAGATATAAAAAGTATCTATAAGACTgtctccaagaagttcatcaaacttgtcaagttgaagaataatAAGAGTACCCCTACTGGAAACATTGTGTATTCTTCATTCATCTTGCAGTTTTGGGATACTTTGAGAGCGCTAACTCTTTTTAGTGGcttgaagaacatcaaaagtgtgaaagtgaaaaagaaCTTTTGGGAGCTCGGGGGGAGCAAAAGTTTTGCTCGTCTTGTAGAATACCTCAAACTTGGAAGTTGTCAACTGAATCCAGCCTACTATACTATTATAAGTCATTTCATTTCGTCCCTAGCAAGTTCTGAGATAAACATTAACGAAGACTTCCAGTTCGTAGAATTTCATGATTTTGGGAGTGCCACTCTTTTGATTGGAAAAATCTTGAATAAGCAGTATAAATCATTGAGCTCGTTTGACTATAAGGAGAAGGCAATCCAGTGTATTCTTAGTGTCTATGATATTTTTTCTGAGAGGCTAGATGATCAGCTATTGCCTTTATTGAAACAGATATTATATATGACAATCGATTCGGTTTCTGTGGATGTTCTCAGAAGAGACGCGatatcaaagaagaaaagtattGAA AACATGCTGAACTTTTTTGGTGATTTCGATAACGCACTTTCACACCTAGTACAGAATAATGAAAGTAAATTGAGTGTTGATGGCTTTGAGTTTAGTTCTAATGTCTCTAAAATTGTCCAGTCCTATTTTGACATTTTATTGCTCGGAAACCATTTCGACATCGCTTCAGCAGTTGTCGGGAATACTGTTGATATATTGGTCGAGGATACCACTATTGAAAAACCAGTCATTGCATTTAATATAATATCAACTTATCTTGGCAGCTTTAGGGACGTCACTGAAAAAACTCAATTGGTACCTCTTTTAGAGATTCTTCCAAGTTTTTTTGAGCAGGACTTTGTGAAAGAGCCTCTTGAATTGCTCAAGTCTTTCGTAACCTCCAACCTCCAACAGAGTTTAATAGAAGAAGCCGTAAATGGAAGCTACCTTAAATTGACAATGGTAGCTCCTGAGCAGAATGTGCTCTTGTTAAGAACTCTTTCGCAGTTCATCGATTTCGAAACCAAAAAGGATACCTACCCAGAGATCTATGAATACTTGGTGGAGTTGTCTCGGAAGAAGACGTTGACCCCAGAAGAATCTAGTTTGATCTACAGTCAATTGAATGTATCTGAAGTCTTCGAAAACTTAGTTAATGTCTCTTCTGAAGATAAGGGAAGAAGTCATGATTTTGTAAAAGCCATTGCGAATCTAGCTTCTATCAATACTCTCACTAAGCATTTCGAAAGTGAAAGTTTAAAAACTATTGCAAGACATGCATGGGAAAACATTCATGACCCTGATATGGCCAAGTTCTTTGATTGGATCAAAATTGATAGATCTTTCTTTGAACTTTCCTTATATAACTATGTTGAAAGCTGTGGATTTCAAACAGATTTTTCTAATATTGCCAAATATCTAGACAATGATTTCGTATCATTTGATTTATTGGAGACTAGAGTTAATAACGCTATGTCCCAAATTCCTAATCACTTGATTTCGATTTCGAATCCTTTGGAGAACAATGTATATTTGAGGGATTCAAAAATGGATTTAGTATTGGATAGAGGAATTATTACATTCGGGAAATTCATTAATACTATCTTGAAGTCTACAaaaggagaagatgaacGTCTTTATGTGTTGGGTTCGTTGATCAGTGAATATATCAAcgatcttcttgttcttgaaagGGTAACAGAGAGAGTGCATTCCGACGAGTACCTTCAAATTCGTGAAAGTTTAATGTCTTGCTTGTTGAATATCTTTAAGGAAA gaagttCGTTGGATGCTAAGGTATTGAATCACCTTAACCTGGGTATGAATGGCTCCGGTCTGAATTGGGCATATTCCGCTAGAGTCTTCAAGCGCATTCTTGACATGAAGTTTGAGAGTATGTCACTTAATACTTTTGAAGAGCTCACAATCGACTATAGAGTATTACTCAAGACCCCTATTAAATTTGCAGCTTTCCAACTCAGCACTACGAAGTTTTTCTCTAGTGCCAAGTTTGATAGGATCCGAAACTTTGTAGTTGCCGAGATATTGGGAGTTAGAAAAGAGTCTGAAATCTTGACGGAGGGTTTAAAGTGGATATCATTGAGTGTAAACTTTTtcaatgttgaagaacgtTCAGATGTTGTTCCACCTCACAGATTAGCAATGATTTGCAATCAGATTTTCAACTGGTTGGAATCGGGAGTTGCTTATGATGAGGAGTTTGTTTCCATGAGAGTTCTTTTGACAAAATTCTTCAGCGGATTAATTGTCAAACAGTCTGATTTACCGGACAAGGCATGGGAAGTTATTTCTCGATTGCTCAGTGATAATTTGTCTACTTGTGAAAATGAACCATCCAGAATCGACTTAAAATATTTTTCGTTGAAGTTATTAGATGTTGTTAGAAAGAACGGAAAGGAAAG agaagaaatttTGGATCTCTTTACCAATGCTGATATCATATCCGCAGATATACAATACAACAACCAAGTAATCGTTCAATGCAATGAATTATTCGTTagagttgttcttgattacGATATTCCTGTTAAGATGTTGAAAGCGCATGAGAATGAGTTGTACAACATCTTGTCAGGAGAATTTTCTATTCCTTTAAAGCGTGTTGCTGTTTTCTTCCTACGTAAGATCATTCTTGCAGATCAGCAGGATTTTGTTTTGGAGTACCAATTGAAAAAGTCGAAATTGGAGCAGACTGAAGTCGAAGATGAGTTGGAAGTTAATTTACCGTCTGCACTCATTAATATCATTCAAAAGTCATTGGAATATGATGTAGACGATGATGGGCTAGTAGCCACTTTTAATTGGGGCTGGTACTTGGTCTTCGCTTACTTGGAAGACATCACTTATTCCCTTCGTACTGAGTACATCAAACTATTGAAAGACAATGGATCATTAGATCATCTTTTAATTCATATATTTGAGAGAGCAGATGTCACCGAtaacaagttcttgaagaaattgtctcctgatgaaattgaaaagtctaCCAAAGTGCATAACAGTTTCATCTCGGACTACGATATCAGATCTGGAATTCCTGGTGAGAGCTTTGCGTTTGAGATGCAATTTCTCTTGCTTCATCATTATTTCTTATCGTTGAAGTACATTAGCTCTCCTGTCCAGACCTGGTACAAGGAGATTCGTGACAAGCAATTGAAACAGAGAGTTGAGAAGTTTACCACAAAATTTGTGTCTCCATTGCTCGTAGCACAGATCTTGAATGATGTGGGAGAGGCAAAAGATAAACTAGAAAGTAGAGACGAGAACTTGACTGTCAAGGTAAACAAGATCACAAACGAGATAAGATCAGTGTATGTAATAGATGAACAAACTATGGAAATGGTGGTCAAGATACCGCACAACTATCCACTTGAAAGTGTTACAGTGGAAGGTCCATTACGTCTTGGAGTCAAGGAAATTCAATGGAAGGCGTGGCTTTTGGCGTCTCAAAGAGTCATTTCTCTTACCAATGGCTCTATCGTTGATGCTATtgagttgttcaataaGAATGTTAATCTCCACTTTTCAGGATTCGAAGAGTGTGCCATTTGTTACTCCATCTTACATCAAGACCTTTCACTTCCATCTAAAAGCTGTTCCACTTGTAATAACAAGTTCCATGCTGCTTGTTTGTACAAATGGTTCAAGAGTTCAGGTAGCAGCACATGTCCACTCTGTCGTTCTACGTTTACTTTCAGA
- a CDS encoding predicted protein (go_function phosphatase activator activity), with translation MSKVGLEWTTPSKKINAQSDLVYFKKSVGYRKLFKTLTLVISKVTNVQLPGEILDPEITTRKKPVSKRSLPSPSAIVESEPKNKLQKNHQVRSFNGILEILSQLNKLIDDTPPLAGPRRFGNMACRDWHDKVIARINNLFDEYLELPQKTDKEGLYSELGSYLLNSFGSKIRLDYGTGHELSFLAFLGGLFELKILPVDLLSGVDILTIFAKYYDLVRRLIIDYNLEPAGSHGVWGLDDHFHLIYILGAAQFNGDKSAPPVSQVLTSQVISTYKSTNLYVNAIAFIYKIKSGPFNEHSPIIYDIHASVVLWSKVLQGLFRMYEVEVFGKFPVVQHFYFGNVLYTWRDSETNRELPITSGDELLEEDDSPGFLNGYQGVNTTRSNISMTGAPWANKPARAIPPTHGHIGRK, from the coding sequence ATGTCTAAAGTAGGACTCGAATGGACCACTCcatccaagaagatcaatgCTCAGTCAGATTTAGTCTATTTTAAGAAGTCAGTAGGCTACCGAAAGCTATTCAAAACTTTGACTTTGGTTATACTGAAAGTGACAAATGTCCAGCTTCCAGGGGAAATTCTTGATCCTGAAATAACAACCAGAAAGAAACCTGTTTCTAAAAGAAGTCTACCTTCTCCTTCGGCAATTGTAGAGTCTGAACCCAAAAATAAACTTCAAAAGAATCACCAGGTTCGTAGTTTCAACGGTATTTTAGAAATACTATCCCAGCTCAACAAGCTCATAGATGACACACCCCCTTTGGCTGGTCCAAGACGGTTTGGAAATATGGCTTGTCGCGACTGGCATGACAAAGTAATTGCTCgtatcaacaacttgtttgACGAATACTTGGAGTTGCCTCAGAAAACAGATAAAGAAGGACTCTATTCTGAGCTTGGAAGCTATTTGCTTAATTCGTTTGGATCAAAAATCAGACTTGATTATGGAACTGGCCATGAACTTTCGTTTCTTGCCTTTTTAGGTGGGttatttgaattgaaaatactCCCAGTGGACTTGTTAAGTGGAGTAGATATCTTGACGATATTTGCTAAGTACTATGACCTTGTACGTAGACTCATTATAGACTACAATTTAGAGCCAGCGGGTTCTCATGGAGTCTGGGGACTTGACGACCATTTCCATCTCATCTACATTCTTGGAGCTGCGCAGTTCAATGGCGATAAACTGGCCCCTCCAGTTCTGCAAGTTTTGACTAGTCAAGTCATAAGCACCTACAAGTCCACCAATTTGTACGTCAATGCTATAGCattcatctacaaaatCAAACTGGGTCCCTTTAACGAGCATTCACCGATTATATACGATATACATGCGTCTGTTGTCTTGTGGTCCAAAGTTCTTCAGGGCTTGTTTCGTATGTATGAAGTAGAAGTCTTTGGAAAGTTCCCTGTGGTACAGCATTTCTATTTTGGAAACGTTCTTTACACTTGGAGAGATAGTGAAACCAACCGAGAGTTACCCATTACCAGCGGCGATGAATTACtcgaagaagacgactcTCCTGGATTCCTAAATGGGTACCAGGGAGTGAACACTACAAGATCAAACATATCCATGACTGGTGCACCATGGGCCAACAAGCCTGCTAGAGCTATTCCCCCAACACACGGCCATATTGGCAGGAAATAA
- a CDS encoding predicted protein (go_function nuclease activity~go_process DNA repair) produces MGISQLWEVLKPAFSDRITIDKFAANFVSQHGRPPRLAIDASLFIVSSTLNEATVERIGTGYGDRTIRNFMAKILYLVALNISFVVVFDGKFKPDKRRNGTSDLTRQPDYDEELSFFLQQPSQYYAEGWPQVEAIKRILHDLKIDYLQSPGEGEAQCAFLQKFGIVDHVLSNDSDVFVFGATSILKNYSRFQEDLAGSPGKGNAPSPTSKYWVTPISMSRVQNTTGLTLPRLILLASLRGNDYSTGGTGMGIKNACSLALCGASYAPPTDKNPETDRFAKLPDFSEQLITCFVKPKSSSIVEQWKSILDKETRRQKLEQFYYDLNYTIAGRSKDIFGRRLNMDKELVIDEYYTLVFLFPFVNPELYKFLPQSLSFGELKAIENDVAIPHTAYELQPQQQMEVVKRLNSTVENETVFGTSHLLIIKNEGTTSISQSFERTTSISLFSPILDIPRNYNWNAKYIILKLISYSKVDDTYVSELVNISKPKTDDGIDLLMLRFDFHRLGKVFPDMIEVRRLELPAESTDDFADIEDVPSPSKSKSSSYIWIPRILVEAINKQLISDFERLEAKKKASPKKKAKYSPQKSTLDSFGLFTQKSKGPSDNADVEMFVTEPNTAVAAGKTMSVKRSPVKRRKSSKKELETGQKSLDIFFHKKPVNDNPFLESTEVPDLKLSASKEDVKQERQTLTNIPVLKPIASKLKIPSSSRPSTHESGSPVKRKSSSGNHNESPTKRVNLDDETSPFKIHSLNSDTSIPSSSQHEVSPLKRRNRGRLNEVVVIESDDDYLETSSLMEISPDQADSRSTSRKSKDILDDIFAGKSDKAKSFLDNYLNNEDVLTNLRTQTQELIGVATFTPTDDKKSDTIAKEKEKDYLQLLLEANQFSSGNEDSDNDSSN; encoded by the coding sequence ATGGGGATCCTGCAACTCTGGGAAGTGCTCAAGCCAGCGTTTTCTGATCGGATCACCATTGATAAGTTTGCTGCAAATTTCGTTTCGCAACATGGACGACCTCCACGACTTGCAATTGATGCTTCGTTATTCATTGTTCTGTCGACATTGAACGAAGCGACAGTGGAACGAATCGGCACCGGTTACGGAGATCGGACTATCCGCAACTTCATGGCCAAAATCCTCTACTTAGTGGCTTTGAATATCTCATTCGTTGTAGTTTTTGATGGAAAATTCAAACCAGACAAACGCCGGAATGGCACTCTGGATTTGACTCGACAGCCAGATTACGACGAAGAGTTGTCTTTTTTCTTGCAACAGCCTTCACAATACTATGCAGAAGGATGGCCACAAGTAGAAGCCATTAAACGTATTCTCCACGATCTCAAGATTGATTACCTCCAATCGCCCGGAGAAGGAGAAGCTCAATGTGCGTTTCTCCAGAAGTTTGGAATCGTAGATCACGTCCTCTCCAACGATCTGGATGTGTTTGTATTTGGTGCTACCAGCATCCTCAAGAACTACAGTCGTTTCCAGGAAGATTTGGCTGGCTCTCCGGGAAAGGGCAATGCTCCTTCGCCAACATCAAAGTACTGGGTAACTCCCATATCAATGTCGCGTGTACAAAACACGACAGGGTTAACCCTTCCTCGGTTGATCTTGCTAGCTTCACTTCGAGGAAATGACTATTCAACAGGTGGAACTGGAATGGGAATTAAGAACGCTTGTAGTCTAGCCCTATGTGGAGCTAGCTATGCTCCTCCCACAGATAAGAACCCAGAAACAGATCGGTTTGCCAAGCTTCCCGACTTTTCGGAGCAATTAATCACCTGCTTTGTCAAACCGAAATCTTCTAGCATTGTAGAACAATGGAAGCTGATTCTAGACAAGGAAACTCGTAGGCAGAAACTAGAGCAATTCTACTACGATTTGAACTATACTATAGCGGGCAGATCCAAAGACATCTTTGGTCGTAGGCTTAATATGGACAAGGAGTTGGTTATCGATGAGTACTATACACTAGTGTTCCTATTCCCCTTTGTCAATCCAGAACTATATAAGTTCTTACCTCAATCGCTTAGTTTCGGCGAACTAAAGGCGATTGAAAATGATGTGGCTATTCCGCACACTGCTTACGAATTACAACCTCAGCAGCAGATGGAAGTCGTCAAGAGACTCAACAGCACCgttgaaaatgaaactgTTTTTGGAACTCTGCATTTGTTGATAATCAAAAACGAAGGTAcgacttcaatttctcagCTGTTTGAGAGAACAACGTCAATTTCACTATTCAGTCCAATTCTTGATATTCCTCGAAATTATAATTGGAATGCTAAATACATTATACTCAAATTGATTTCCTACTCAAAAGTTGACGATACTTACGTATCTGAACTTGTGAATATTTCCAAGCCTAAGACTGATGACGGAATAGATCTCCTAATGTTGAGATTTGACTTTCATCGATTGGGGAAAGTCTTTCCTGACATGATTGAAGTGAGAAGATTGGAATTGCCTGCCGAATCAACGGATGATTTTGcagacattgaagatgtacCATCCCCTAGCAAATCAAAATCGAGTAGCTACATTTGGATTCCTAGAATATTGGTTGAAGCTATCAATAAGCAATTGATTTCTGATTTTGAGCGTTTGgaagcaaagaagaaggcctcgccaaagaagaaagcaaagtATTCACCACAGAAGTCCACGTTAGACTCCTTTGGCTTGTTCACACAAAAATCAAAAGGGCCCTCAGATAATGCAGATGTGGAAATGTTTGTGACTGAACCAAATACGGCAGTTGCAGCTGGAAAAACTATGTCCGTCAAGAGACTGCCAGTTAAGAGGAGAAAGTCATCTAAAAAGGAGCTAGAAACTGGTCAGAAGTCGcttgacattttcttccacaaaAAACCTGTAAATGATAATCCATTCTTGGAATCTACTGAGGTTCCTGACTTGAAATTAAGTGCCAGTAAAGAGGACGTGAAACAGGAGAGACAGACTCTTACCAATATACCGGTACTCAAACCTATAGCTTCTAAACTTAAAATTccgtcttcttccagacCTTCCACTCATGAATCAGGGAGTCCAGTCAAACGAAAATCTTCCTCGGGCAACCACAACGAAAGTCCTACCAAACGTGTCAACCTTGATGATGAGACTTCACCATTCAAGATTCATTCCCTAAATTCTGATACATCGATTCCTTCACTGCTGCAACATGAAGTATCGCCTCTCAAGCGTCGTAATAGAGGAAGATTAAACGAAGTAGTTGTAATCGAGAGTGATGACGATTATTTGGAAACGAGTTCACTTATGGAAATATCGCCCGATCAAGCAGATTCGCGACTGACAAGCAGGAAGTCAAAGGATATTCTCGATGATATATTTGCTGGGAAGTCAGATAAAGCGAAACTGTTTCTCGACAACTACTTAAATAACGAGGATGTTTTAACAAATCTCCGAACGCAGACTCAGGAATTAATAGGAGTAGCTACATTTACACCTACAGATGATAAGAAATCTGACACTattgccaaagaaaaggagaaagaTTATTTACAATTATTACTAGAAGCAAACCAGTTTTCAAGTGGCAACGAAGATAGCGATAACGACAGCTCTAACTAG